In Lepidochelys kempii isolate rLepKem1 chromosome 10, rLepKem1.hap2, whole genome shotgun sequence, a single window of DNA contains:
- the CCNF gene encoding cyclin-F isoform X2 codes for MKVGGLPAEDILSIRAVHSHLKYLVDNHASVWACASFQEVWPSPNNLKMFERAAERGNFEAAVKLGIAYLYNEGLSISDEGRAEVNGLKASHFFSLTERLNVWAAPFIWLFIRPPWSVSGSCCKAVVYESLKAECQLQKAQKGSILHCLAKVLSLFEDEEKRKEALEMFEESSKQGCLNSSYRLWESNRRAAMSDPGRYLQSLRKLRDYAAKGCWEAQISLAKACGNGNQLGLEAKASNEMVSQLFQASLSVRKQSIFTVQKGMNETMRYILIDWLVEVATMKDFSSLCLHMTVGCVDRYLKLRPVSRARLQLLGIACMVICTRFISKEILTIREAVWLTDNTYKYEDLVRMMGEIISALEGKIRIPTVVDYKEVLLTIIPLERRTLHLYSFICELSLLNTGLCVYSPANLAAAALLLAKILHRQAHPWNSQLSECTGFSLEDLIPCVLSLHQKCFHDDVPKDYRQVVLTAVKQRFEDERYEEIGKEKVMSYSQLCSLLGVKQEDPEPSPLHTSAEEIQTFLSSPSGKRTKRRREDSIQEDRGSFVTTPTAELSTQEESLLDNFLDWSLDSCSGYEGDQESEGEREGDVTAPSGVLDVTVVYMDPAEHCCQDSSDEDSLAAEWPGQDVLARKPEQPDAEKQRLAGHGRKEPTLEATSGYSSVHSASPTSSVDGSFGAPIKTTSALSLGRAVNKGPYLPHYLKSHLQSVRPRSTEGKCERRQVKRKNVAEHSEEERMNLGFLSL; via the exons TATCCATCTCCGATGAGGGTCGTGCAGAAGTGAATGGGTTAAAGGCATCTCATTTCTTCAGCCTGACCGAGCGTCTGAATGTCTGGGCAGCCCCCTTTATCTGGCTCTTTATTCGTCCCCCATGGTCTGTGAGCGGGAGCTGTTGTAAAGCTGTAGTCTATGAGAGCCTCAAAGCAGAGTGTCAGTTGCAGAAA gCCCAGAAAGGCTCTATTCTCCACTGCTTGGCTAAGGTTTTAAGTCTCTTTGAG gatgaagaaaaaaggaaagaagccCTTGAAATGTTTGAAGAGTCTTCGAAGCAGGGTTGCCTAAACAGCTCCTACCGCCTCTGGGAAAGTAACAGAAGAGCTGCT ATGTCAGATCCCGGCAGATACCTTCAGAGCCTCAGGAAACTAAGGGACTATGCAGCAAAGGGTTGCTGGGAAGCCCAG ATATCTTTAGCCAAAGCTTGTGGGAATGGAAACCAGCTAGGATTAGAAGCAAAAGCCTCCAATGAGATGGTGTCTCAGCTCTTCCAGGCCTCCCTTTCTGTCAGAAAGCAAAGCATCTTCACTGTGCAGAAGGGAATGAATGAAACAATGAG GTACATCCTGATTGACTGGCTGGTAGAAGTGGCCACCATGAAGGATTTCTCCAGTCTTTGTCTTCATATGACAGTGGGGTGCGTGGATCGGTACTTGAAGCTGAGACCTGTATCCCGGGCCCGGCTCCAGCTTTTGGGAATCGCGTGCATGGTCATTTGTACACG CTTCATCAGCAAAGAGATCTTGACAATACGGGAAGCTGTGTGGCTAACAGACAACACATACAAATATGAAGATCTGGTCCGGATGATGGGGGAGATCATCTCTGCCCTGGAAGGCAAGATAAGG ATTCCTACTGTTGTGGATTACAAAGAAGTGCTACTGACCATAATCCCTCTGGAGAGGCGAACGCTTCACCTGTACAGCTTTATCTGTGAACTCTCACTATTGAACACAGGTCTCTGTGTGTATTCCCCTGCCAATCTGGCTGCTGCAGCACTACTACTGGCTAAGATACTGCACAGGCAAG CACATCCTTGGAACAGCCAGCTGTCTGAATGCACTGGATTCTCTCTTGAAGACCTGATACCCTGTGTGCTAAGCCTACACCAAAAATG TTTCCATGATGATGTCCCAAAGGATTATAGGCAGGTGGTGTTGACTGCTGTGAAACAACGATTTGAAGATGAGCGTTATGAAGAAATTGGCAAGGAAAAG GTGATGAGTTATAGCCAGCTCTGTTCACTGTTAGGAGTGAAACAGGAGGACCCAGAGCCCAGTCCCTTACACACAAGTGCTGAGGAAATTCAGACTTTCCTTAGCTCTCCCTCTGGAAAGAGAACTAAAAG gagaagagaagacagcaTTCAGGAAGATAGGGGCAGCTTTGTGACTACACCCACAGCTGAACTATCCACGCAGGAGGAAAGCCTTCTGGACAACTTCCTGGACTGGAGCTTGGACTCCTGCTCGGGTTATGAAGGAGATCAGGAAagtgaaggggagagagagggagatg TGACTGCTCCCAGTGGAGTCCTGGATGTAACTGTGGTCTATATGGATCCAGCAGAGCACTGCTGTCAGGATTCCAGTGATGAAGACAGCCTAGCTGCGGAATGGCCTGGACAGGATGTACTAGCCAGGAAGCCTGAGCAGCCAGATGCTGAGAAACAGCGGCTTGCTGGTCACGGTCGAAAAGAACCCACACTAGAAGCCACCTCAGGCTATTCCTCTGTCCACAGTGCCAGTCCTACTTCCTCTGTAGATGGCAGCTTTGGAGCACCGATCAAAACTACCTCAGCACTGTCTCTGGGCAGGGCCGTGAACAAAGGGCCATACCTGCCTCACTACTTGAAATCACATTTACAATCTGTCCGGCCCAGGTCCACTGAGGGCAAGTGTGAGAGAAGGCAAGTCAAACGGAAAAATGTGGCCGAGCATAGTGAAGAAGAGAGGATGAACTTGGGCTTCTTGAGCCTCTGA
- the CCNF gene encoding cyclin-F isoform X4: MFERAAERGNFEAAVKLGIAYLYNEGLSISDEGRAEVNGLKASHFFSLTERLNVWAAPFIWLFIRPPWSVSGSCCKAVVYESLKAECQLQKAQKGSILHCLAKVLSLFEDEEKRKEALEMFEESSKQGCLNSSYRLWESNRRAAMSDPGRYLQSLRKLRDYAAKGCWEAQISLAKACGNGNQLGLEAKASNEMVSQLFQASLSVRKQSIFTVQKGMNETMRYILIDWLVEVATMKDFSSLCLHMTVGCVDRYLKLRPVSRARLQLLGIACMVICTRFISKEILTIREAVWLTDNTYKYEDLVRMMGEIISALEGKIRIPTVVDYKEVLLTIIPLERRTLHLYSFICELSLLNTGLCVYSPANLAAAALLLAKILHRQAHPWNSQLSECTGFSLEDLIPCVLSLHQKCFHDDVPKDYRQVVLTAVKQRFEDERYEEIGKEKVMSYSQLCSLLGVKQEDPEPSPLHTSAEEIQTFLSSPSGKRTKRRREDSIQEDRGSFVTTPTAELSTQEESLLDNFLDWSLDSCSGYEGDQESEGEREGDVTAPSGVLDVTVVYMDPAEHCCQDSSDEDSLAAEWPGQDVLARKPEQPDAEKQRLAGHGRKEPTLEATSGYSSVHSASPTSSVDGSFGAPIKTTSALSLGRAVNKGPYLPHYLKSHLQSVRPRSTEGKCERRQVKRKNVAEHSEEERMNLGFLSL; the protein is encoded by the exons TATCCATCTCCGATGAGGGTCGTGCAGAAGTGAATGGGTTAAAGGCATCTCATTTCTTCAGCCTGACCGAGCGTCTGAATGTCTGGGCAGCCCCCTTTATCTGGCTCTTTATTCGTCCCCCATGGTCTGTGAGCGGGAGCTGTTGTAAAGCTGTAGTCTATGAGAGCCTCAAAGCAGAGTGTCAGTTGCAGAAA gCCCAGAAAGGCTCTATTCTCCACTGCTTGGCTAAGGTTTTAAGTCTCTTTGAG gatgaagaaaaaaggaaagaagccCTTGAAATGTTTGAAGAGTCTTCGAAGCAGGGTTGCCTAAACAGCTCCTACCGCCTCTGGGAAAGTAACAGAAGAGCTGCT ATGTCAGATCCCGGCAGATACCTTCAGAGCCTCAGGAAACTAAGGGACTATGCAGCAAAGGGTTGCTGGGAAGCCCAG ATATCTTTAGCCAAAGCTTGTGGGAATGGAAACCAGCTAGGATTAGAAGCAAAAGCCTCCAATGAGATGGTGTCTCAGCTCTTCCAGGCCTCCCTTTCTGTCAGAAAGCAAAGCATCTTCACTGTGCAGAAGGGAATGAATGAAACAATGAG GTACATCCTGATTGACTGGCTGGTAGAAGTGGCCACCATGAAGGATTTCTCCAGTCTTTGTCTTCATATGACAGTGGGGTGCGTGGATCGGTACTTGAAGCTGAGACCTGTATCCCGGGCCCGGCTCCAGCTTTTGGGAATCGCGTGCATGGTCATTTGTACACG CTTCATCAGCAAAGAGATCTTGACAATACGGGAAGCTGTGTGGCTAACAGACAACACATACAAATATGAAGATCTGGTCCGGATGATGGGGGAGATCATCTCTGCCCTGGAAGGCAAGATAAGG ATTCCTACTGTTGTGGATTACAAAGAAGTGCTACTGACCATAATCCCTCTGGAGAGGCGAACGCTTCACCTGTACAGCTTTATCTGTGAACTCTCACTATTGAACACAGGTCTCTGTGTGTATTCCCCTGCCAATCTGGCTGCTGCAGCACTACTACTGGCTAAGATACTGCACAGGCAAG CACATCCTTGGAACAGCCAGCTGTCTGAATGCACTGGATTCTCTCTTGAAGACCTGATACCCTGTGTGCTAAGCCTACACCAAAAATG TTTCCATGATGATGTCCCAAAGGATTATAGGCAGGTGGTGTTGACTGCTGTGAAACAACGATTTGAAGATGAGCGTTATGAAGAAATTGGCAAGGAAAAG GTGATGAGTTATAGCCAGCTCTGTTCACTGTTAGGAGTGAAACAGGAGGACCCAGAGCCCAGTCCCTTACACACAAGTGCTGAGGAAATTCAGACTTTCCTTAGCTCTCCCTCTGGAAAGAGAACTAAAAG gagaagagaagacagcaTTCAGGAAGATAGGGGCAGCTTTGTGACTACACCCACAGCTGAACTATCCACGCAGGAGGAAAGCCTTCTGGACAACTTCCTGGACTGGAGCTTGGACTCCTGCTCGGGTTATGAAGGAGATCAGGAAagtgaaggggagagagagggagatg TGACTGCTCCCAGTGGAGTCCTGGATGTAACTGTGGTCTATATGGATCCAGCAGAGCACTGCTGTCAGGATTCCAGTGATGAAGACAGCCTAGCTGCGGAATGGCCTGGACAGGATGTACTAGCCAGGAAGCCTGAGCAGCCAGATGCTGAGAAACAGCGGCTTGCTGGTCACGGTCGAAAAGAACCCACACTAGAAGCCACCTCAGGCTATTCCTCTGTCCACAGTGCCAGTCCTACTTCCTCTGTAGATGGCAGCTTTGGAGCACCGATCAAAACTACCTCAGCACTGTCTCTGGGCAGGGCCGTGAACAAAGGGCCATACCTGCCTCACTACTTGAAATCACATTTACAATCTGTCCGGCCCAGGTCCACTGAGGGCAAGTGTGAGAGAAGGCAAGTCAAACGGAAAAATGTGGCCGAGCATAGTGAAGAAGAGAGGATGAACTTGGGCTTCTTGAGCCTCTGA